In the genome of Lactuca sativa cultivar Salinas chromosome 3, Lsat_Salinas_v11, whole genome shotgun sequence, the window atctaagaaggtaaaagcgatatctcggtcgctcgatgatttgatttgacttatgtgtcgggcccggtcagaactgaattgatgtgttcgattaagttctatgtcaaataaatcaaagatcgagaaacctaaatgcttgactaaccattccataggattgtcagcatgatatctaacagaggactgtacgatcccttatctaaaggacaaaattGATTGGATCAGAGTgagacagcgtctttgagagctacgattgcaaaccaaattgtacttgtgcatatagttactagacttatccaagtgggagactgttggaatagtgtctaaggctgcaactatattaggcaagtatttgacccggttgtgcatggtccttttgggttgccttcaccatagcaacttgataggatgatttattaagagagagtaaatattattgatatattatgagaataatataaagaataatatattgttatttgattaatataagtcatagaattaattggaattaatttggtgacttaaagagattaattaaataaaagggtataaactgtcaattgtttgatagttaagctttagactgtaaatccatatagatatacaagggatggattctagaagctaggatagcttcaaaatcgtccaagacttatctatggaaaggatttggatagccttaagagaagattatccaattagggtttaggttgtaacccttaaggagtctacaagtataaatagaccccatggctaaaggaaatcggcacttcacaaaagtaagagaaccctggccgatttcctcccctctcctctctcccaaatcatcttccttgctattggtgtttgtaagccattagaggagtgacaattgtgactctagaagctccaagacaacaaggtcatcaaggaattcaaaggtatgattctagatctggtttatcattgttcttattcctaaatagtcattagaagtcttggattcaaagcatgtttaattagaaagcctagatccaagcattagggttttgcatgcgcacataggaaagttcttatggctaaaacccatcatttataacggagttttcctgtttcagcttattaaaaataattaataaaaataaattcaaaattagccaacggagtctaaacgaaagttgtagaacgtagtctcacctacgcgtggatataaagaacgtcgaaaacggagtgcgtatgaggaagatatgattttttgaagtatattaaaaaataaaaatatatatttaatctttaattcggatgtatatccgaaggagtcattgatcttatccgaagtacgcccagtgtactggcgtacgcccagtGTTCTGGTATTgggtatgttgttatgttgtagtgatctactAGATCTATGTTCTGGTATTGAGTATTTTGATATGCTGTAGTGATCAGTTAGATCTATCTCTTGGTATGGAGTTGGTTGCTCTATGGTAATGACCTGTAAAAATTCATGTTATATGTGCTTCCTGGTTATCATCTATGGACTGCCCTTAAGGACTGTCGGTGGTTacgtaggatagcctgagaactcttggtttAGGCTCTCTTGCCTCTTCATtctttggttgtggctctagagtaggactatctattcgggtggctatctcacctctggttacttatggttatgcattctATGGAGGTTAGCTGGTAGCTAGATTATATGTGGTGAGGGATTAGTAGGtagtagtgagttgtatgattgttgttGCCTATATTATGTGCCCACTTGAAAATGATTGTTTATATCGACATATTGTGTTCGGTTAGGttaaggcggtcctgctttgtgctaaaggccaacTGACCCAGGGCGGAACGGATAGACTTCAGACCCATTAGGATATATCAGTTAAGCTGAAGGCCCAgagaatggtccagacaggctAAAGGCCCgggagggcggaccagacatatTGAAGGTTCttagagtgggccagatagactgcaTGCCTAATGAGGGCGGttcagtcatactgtagactctatatgcatggGGTTTGTTTTTGGTATATGTTATCTGTTGTGtggtggtattatgggggaaactcactaagctttgtgcttacaattttgtttatGGTATCAGGTTCTTTAGATGATCAAAGTGGTAAGGCGAAGATGTGACTATACATATCCTTGGTTTTACAACAAATTGGGTCTTGGGgaaactctgattttcaaataatgtTTGAGAACActatttttgtaaacattttattagtaaaaggatcgttttaaaaagtttaaatttgttgaaaattttggggcgttacaaaCATCAGCAAGTAAGAAGAGGGTTTACTCTAGTCAATGCCCTACGTCCCCTAAGATCGCCTACTTCTCACCATCATCATCCTAACTTTGCGATATGGAGGACTGAAAACGAAGCATGTATCTGGCGAAAACAATTTCATCAAAGGGTAGCTGGAGACAGAGGTTGGTGTAGATGTAGCAGTCGACATGATTTCATCTGCCATCGAAAGTACCTCGCGGCTTAGTCGGAAACACAACGAAAACCCTAGATCTTGTTGGAATTCAAACATATCTTGTTCTTGATGGAAATCGAGTGTATGTTATCGGAAACCTTATGATTCAACAGAAACACTAGCCAGAAATGGAGCGGCGGTGGTCGGTGGTTTTTCATTGACCGACGATTTCTAATGGTGTTATTTGTTGGTAGGGTGACCAACGAGTCTATGTTTGTTATACTATTCGATCAGTATCACATTAAAAGGGTAGATGGGGTATGGAAAATGTAGTTGGAGGGACGGTCATTTTAATTGTgtatttattctttttttttataattgaaaatgataataaaacattaaaaaaattgaaaaataaaaacataagagTTTTATGGTCATTTCAATTATGACAAGGACTAAGTTtgcaaaaaaatcatattttagggATTAAACGTGCAAAGTTAATGGAGATGATCCagattaatttttgaaaataaaaactaaacGTGTTTTTTGGAACAAATGATGTAATTTACCCTCTTATATATATGTTCGTAGTTGGGTATGCTATTTTGaattaaaatttattaaaatCTTTAGGATTCCATCGATCCAAAAATATGTCTAATTAAGGAAATTGGATTTAAAATTGTTTACGTGATAAAAGGTTTTGTGAAAACGTTCGTCAAAGAAAGTTCTTAAAATAACATATTTATAATACAATGGTTTTATTTTTTTAGTCAAACCGGGGATTTTATTAGATATCAATTCCAAATTAATACTTTCAAATCCCCCGAAATGTCGATAACCAAACGGAGAGATTTCTTGTTGAGTACTCTTTCTTATTTTATAAATTGTGATGAAGGGTTACAAAATATACAAGCTTTAGGAAACGCAGAGAGGAAACAAAAAGAATCCTAATCTTACCAAAATACTAACACTCCTAAATAGCTTATATATTTGATCATCTTAAtattgcacaaaaatcataaaccaAAATCGGAGAGGAAACACAGAGAACAACTCAAGTGTCAGTATTACCAATAAGAGGTAATCTTTCTGACGTCAAATATTCGAATGTTTATGTTTCTTTAAGTATTTTGAATGTAGAATAAAAGGCTACGACGAAAATCCATACCCACAGTATagtaaacataaaatattttataaataatatattgaagAGCAAAAAATCTATATACGATTAGTTATATAACGTAACAGAACTAAGTTTTAATACAATAATACATACTTCGTTAATTTGCAAAGTTGTATACCATGTATTGAATGTTATAGGTTTGATTGTTGTATTATGTTGACTCTTAGCTAATCAATATAATCTGCAGATATGTAGTATACTGTTTGTTTCACACACACTTTTGAAAGTACACTAACTATAATCTATTGGAGTCTAGTTTAATACGTAAAATGGGCTTGAAAGCTACAACACTCGTTCAAGGATCTTGTTTGGTGCCTCAAAAGAGAAGGTGGATGATGCCGGGTTGTTATTACATTGGTGATCGCATATTAGCAATGTCCTTTCCCATGGAGCGAAAGAAAACCGTAAATCAGGTCAAGGAGGCTTTGGAACATAGACATCATGGATACTATAAGGTAATTTAGTCGACTAAATTTATAGGGGTATAGTTGAATGATAAcaattgaaaataaataaataaataaataaagtaatgGAATAAGTAATTATATTCATTATCATGCttggattttttttatatcaTATGTAACTATGTAAGTACAAGGTATATGTAAACATTATTCAATATAGTATTTAacgatatttaaaaaaatattatttaactaCCTAACTAATTAAAATTAGAAATAATAAATGTCTATCAAAatctaaaaatataataaagaaactattttctaattatttaaaaaattataattataactTGATTAAAATTACCATGAGATTCTTACAAAGCCAAAACTATTTACCAATTTTCACAGTGAATTTCTCATGTATAAAACGGTAAACCTTTGGTAATAACTGAAACTTGGTTGCATAAATTGGCAAGTTTTCTCATATTTTTTTACCTTTTTAGGTGTACAACTTATCTGTAGAGCAAGATTATGATCCATCCCCTTTTTGCGGTCTTGTGGAAAGATTCTCATTCGATGATATTCACGTCCCATCGCTCCCAATGATCAAGGAATTCTGTGAAAGTGTTCATTCATGGCTTTCAAGCAACCAAAAAAATATTGTAGTTGTTCACTGTATGGTAAAGTTTTTGCTCTGTAAATTCTTGCACACTTtggtttatattaaatatattcaTGTAGATAAtggtttgtttttgaaatttaacagGCGGGTAAATATCAAACTGGGTTGATGCTATCTTCTTATTTGGTCCACAATGGCATGTTAGCAGATGAAGCTCTTCAGAGTTATGTAGATAAAACGACCAAAAGTAATCTTGGAGtaagtttttgttttttcttCCATTTAAGTTCTTAAAATATCTTCTAGAATAAAGTGTAAAGAAATTAAATATGGATATGGTGACATGGCAGGTGACAATACCAAGCCAACGGCGTTACATTAACTACTGGCAGAAATCTCTTTCTTTCACTGGCGGCTGTCCACCGAAGGTCAATCTTCCGAAAGAATGTACTAGAGAGATCCAAAGGATCCGACTTTATGACACCAAAAACATAGAAACAGTCTTCTTTGTTGTGTCCGAAATGCAAGAGGCTTATGGACAGAGGTATCATCGATCCGAAGAAACTTGCAGGAATTTTTGCAAAGAAAgtaagaatggtgtttttgagAACAATCATCGACACTCTTACCCGTTcatcgaggaagaagaagatggacATAACCGCCTCGACTGCTATTTTATCAAAACAGTAGAGGtgtgattaattaattaattatatatagttATAATCTTCCTTAAAATTTGGGTTTTTGTAAAATCGTTAACgtttatatatataatggttgAACAGGTGAGTGGAGATGTGTGTGTGACATTTTACGAGAAAAGCTTTGGAGGTCGTCTCTTTTATGCTTGCTTCAATACTGCTTTCATCGAACACAACCTCATACAGGTACTTTAACCGATCTTTGTTAGGTTAGAATGTTGGATATAAATCTATAATGAGTTTTTAATGTTAGGGTTTTGAATTTCTTTCAGTTTTCGATGTTGGAATTAGATAAAGTTGAAAATAAAGGCAAATCCGTAGCAGGTCCGGAATTCTATGTGGAGTTGCTGTTTGCTCCAGAGAAAACCAACGAAGATGTGGCCGTTTAAGTTTGAGAATTCGATGAAATATGTGTAAATGAAAGGATTAAATCTTTTAGAGTGAATTACAAATTTACTATGTGTTGCCTATATATATTTTAATGCATTTGGTTCACTTTTTGCCTTTTAACTTGTCTTATTGTTTATATTCACGTAAAATTACAAATATGTCGATATCTTCATGATCTTCTATTCCTATTCCTTTTATCTTTATGTTCAATATATCCTAAAGGCGAAAATCAAATTCTAAAAAGTAAAACAAAGGAACGAAATTGTAATATATCCTAAAGGCGAAAATCAAATTCTAAAAAGTAAAACAAAGGAACGAAATTGTTCACTCTATATAAACTAAATGGGCTTTGGTAAGATCCCAATGTAGTTAGAGTAAGCTAATATACAGAGGAAAACTGTAGTTAAACACATCAAGCATCAATATACcaaatttgaaaaagaaattttagcATTTTGAATTGATATTGAATCATACATTCAAACATACATAGCACAAGAATCAGAAGGCGATTGATTATCAAAACAAGGGGGGAGAATATCCACCAAAacttttaaacaaaattttttttttatcattcccCAGAATAAAAGCTACACGTATCAAAGAGTTAAATAATATAATACTAATAATGTACATATCAAAACTTTTTATGTGTCAAAAAAACTTTTTATATGTCATTGATGTTGTATCTGCATATAAACTAGAATTGGCAGAAAAACGCATGAGGTGTCACTAACTTTAGAGAAAATTACATCGTTGGTCCCgggatggtccttgtggtttggggTTACTTGCATGTCTCGTCCCTAGAAagatttttttaactcagaatgTCTTTAGTATTGAAATGTGTAACCCACCTAGTCCCTTATTTAACTTTCCCTCTGTTTTATGGTTAGAAATCCCCCACATGACTAGCATGTTGGGGGTATTTTTGTCAATCCCTTATTCAACTTCTCCTCCCTTCTTTTCTCAATCACTTCCTCTACTTCTCATCTTCTCCTCCATTTTTCTTACTGTGTGAAAATTTAAGATCCATAAAATTGATTACGGTGAAATGTAATTGTGGTGTTGTAGGTATTATACAAACTTTAAGGGCTAAGAGAAACCCTAGTAGGTCATTTTATGCATGCCCTTTACATGTATTGACTTATGATTTTTTTACCCTAGATTGTACTAATCAAGGCTATTGAAAACTTTAGGGTCTAAGGAATGGCTTTATTTCGTGGGTAGATGAAAAAAATTCATGAGTATTAAGTTGAAATCTAAAATCCTGAGCTTGAAATCCAAAATGAAGAAATAGAAATCCAAAATCGGAACCTGAAAATATTGTTAATATTCAGTTGGGTTTTGTTTTTTGGCATAATTGTTTAGAAGTTGTAATATTGGGTATATCAATAGTCTTCTTTGGTTAAAGATCACCTAATGTAGTTGCATGTGGGATATTTTGGTACAATTAATAGCTGCAAGGACCAAGGTTGACTGTTATGGAGCAATGAAAAGGGTATTTTGTGTTTTACAATGGTTGACTCATAACTATATTTTACAATGTTTTCCAAAGTTTACTTAAGATCAAAATTGAAACCATAACAATTTAAGCATTACATAACATAAAAACAAAAGCCTTATATAAGAGTTATACATAACATTGACAAAATAACGTCACATAAGAGTTTAACCAAAATAACAGTTTAACCACCCAAAATTATTGTGGTGATACCaaacacaaaacatttcataataaTTTAACTAAAAGAACATAATCCATAATAGTTTAACCAAAATAAAAACATCACATGGCATAAGAG includes:
- the LOC111878709 gene encoding phosphatidylinositol 3,4,5-trisphosphate 3-phosphatase and protein-tyrosine-phosphatase PTEN1 codes for the protein MGLKATTLVQGSCLVPQKRRWMMPGCYYIGDRILAMSFPMERKKTVNQVKEALEHRHHGYYKVYNLSVEQDYDPSPFCGLVERFSFDDIHVPSLPMIKEFCESVHSWLSSNQKNIVVVHCMAGKYQTGLMLSSYLVHNGMLADEALQSYVDKTTKSNLGVTIPSQRRYINYWQKSLSFTGGCPPKVNLPKECTREIQRIRLYDTKNIETVFFVVSEMQEAYGQRYHRSEETCRNFCKESKNGVFENNHRHSYPFIEEEEDGHNRLDCYFIKTVEVSGDVCVTFYEKSFGGRLFYACFNTAFIEHNLIQFSMLELDKVENKGKSVAGPEFYVELLFAPEKTNEDVAV